The Bradysia coprophila strain Holo2 unplaced genomic scaffold, BU_Bcop_v1 contig_70, whole genome shotgun sequence genome contains a region encoding:
- the LOC119083833 gene encoding ephexin-1-like: MDLWGGIILVVIAAVTIYFKFFHKDAESSPKPRHYNGIPSNVLRSRLDKRMLWCELEEVRISGVLDVISLNEKVLQESIFELLTSEASFNNSLNVLQDFISTSDQFKTYVGHQDTEVLKSSLEQIQRVSNAFLEDLLKKWEDSLYINEIGELINHYVQNGFGVYREYCGNQPNLDHTLQKLRLQEDFVQMMKAIQDNPKFQRLALDSYLMLPMQRITRLPLLMNAIMKKVTFENEKDRCVQAFENLTKLVQECNEMARETQDSLEVHAIVCKFENVDSAHDALGKFILKEEFVKYPAETNGNFKVEFSKLSFRKQKPKHCLVVFYTHQIFVFRRRSSGKLELLDAVSTSNANVAIKAFPINSDYVWKEYPHTFLVYFTKEKTFHIFGAKQKSQIESWQRKLDVINGSTSTLTIPVVRNFDTHLDTVSNLS, translated from the exons ATGGATTTGTGGGGAGGAATTATTCTTGTGGTTATTGCTGCCGTAACCATCTACTTTAAATTCTTTCACAAGGATGCCGAATCATCACCAAAGCCTAGACATTAT AATGGAATACCCTCGAATGTACTACGTTCGCGCCTAGACAAACGAATGCTTTGGTGTGAGTTGGAAGAGGTAAGAATATCCGGAGTGTTGGACGTTATTTCGTTGAACGAAAAAGTCCTACAAGagtcaatttttgaattgctGACCTCCGAAGCATCTTTCAATAACTCACTCAACGTTCTTCAAGACTTTATCAGCACTTCTGATCAGTTCAAGACATATGTGGGACACCAGGATACGGAAGTTTTGAAGAGCAGTTTAGAACAga ttcaaAGGGTGTCGAATGCCTTTCTTGAGgatttgctaaaaaagtgGGAAGATTCCTTGTACATCAATGAAATTGGAGAGTTGATTAATCACTATGTACAAAATGGATTTGGCGTATACAGAGAATACTGTGGAAATCAGCCTAATCTGGACCATACTCTCCAGAAATTACG GTTGCAAGAGGACTTTGTGCAAATGATGAAGGCAATTCAAGACAACCCCAAGTTTCAACGGCTAGCCTTAGATTCCTATCTCATGCTGCCGATGCAACGAATCACAAGACTTCCACTACTGATGAATGCCATCATGAAGAAAGTGACATTCGAGAATGAAAAGGATCGATGTGTTCAGGCATTCGAGAATTTAACCAAG TTGGTGCAAGAATGCAACGAGATGGCGAGAGAGACACAAGACTCACTGGAAGTGCACGCTATTGTTTGCAAATTTGAGAATGTCGACTCGGCCCATGATGCCTTGGGGAAATTTATACTTAAAGAGGAATTTGTCAAGTATCCTGCAGAGACTAATGGCAATTTCAAAGTTGAATTCAGCAAATTGAGTTTCCGCAAACAGAAACCGAAGCATTGTCTCGTTGTCTTTTACACacatcaaatatttgttttccGCAGACGAAG TTCTGGTAAACTCGAACTCCTGGACGCCGTCTCAACAAGTAATGCAAACGTGGCCATAAAAGCGTTTCCTATAAATAGCGACTATGTGTGGAAGGAGTATCCGCATACATTTCTGGTGTACTTTACAAAGGAGAAAACCTTTCAT ATATTTGGTGCAAagcaaaaatctcaaattgaAAGTTGGCAGCGAAAGCTAGATGTGATAAACGGTTCAACTAGCACGCTAACGATCCCAGTTGTTCGAAATTTCGATACACATTTGGACACAGTGAGTAATCTATCCTGA